GATGCGCATCGGAGATTTCGCGATTGGGGGCGAGCGGGTAGGAAACTTGGACTTGAGTAGTACCTGGGATCGAGGTAAGGATTTCTTGGAATTGGCCGGGGATTTAGAGAATCAAGGTATCAAAGAGATCGTACTGGATGGCCGGTATTTTCCTAAGGCCGAGACAGATAATCTGGACGCCTCACTCTCCTTTGAGGGATTCAGACTCGGCATACTCAATAAACTTCCCACTGGTGGAATCAACCAGATAGGAGGGAGGGCCACCGGAGACCTGTTGGTCAAAGGCTCGCTGCTCCGTCCCGATATCAATGGGGAGCTTGTCTTCAAAGATGCCACCATACGGGTGGATTACCTCAACACCAAGTACTACTTCAATGACAAGGTCATCGTACGTAATGACTATATCGGTACCAACTATATCCCATTCAGGGATGAGTTCGGCAACCAAGGATTTCTGAACGGGACCGTGGCACACGAGAACTATCGGGATTGGAACTACGATATCTACGCTGAATTCGAGAAGATGATGGTACTCAATACCGATGCGGAGATGAACCCGAAGTTCTACGGTCAGGTCTTTGGTACAGGTTCTGTCTCCATCTTCGGCTTCGACCGTAACCTGACCTTGGAGATCTTTGGAAAAACAGAAGAAGGGACTCAGATAGCCCTGCCACTAGGAGATACGGAAGAAGTGGTGCTCGAAGACTATATCTACTTCAAATCCGATGAGACCGAAGATGATTCTACAGTGGTCGAGAGAGCTCCGACCACCATCGAGTTATATATGGAAGCGGAGTGTACCCCAGAAGCGCAGATCCGATTGGTATTCGATGAGAAGATCGGGGATGTCATGCAAGGCAATGGGATAGGAGACCTTACTATGACCTTGGACCGGGCTGGGACTTTTGAGATCTTCGGTAACTACACCATTCTGGAGGGTGACTATCTTTTCACATTGCAGAATGTGGTCAACAAGCGCTTCGAAGTGGAGTCGGGAAGTACGGTATCCTTCTACGGAGACCCCTATGAAGCGGAATTGGATCTCACCACCACATATAGACTTAGAGCCTCTCTGGCAGATCTTCTCGCTTCTGAAGGAATCTCATTCAGCAATCGGGTGCCTGTAGAGACTCAGATGCAATTGGAAGGGGAGCTCTTCAATCCGGATATAGAGTTCCAAATAGAATTCCCGGGCCTGGAAGCCGGATTGGAAGCCATGGCCCAAAGCAAGTTGGATACAGAAGAAGAACTGAACCGGCAGGTTTTTGCGCTCCTGGTGCTCAATAAGTTCCTCAGCAGCGAACCGACCGATGCTTCAGCTGGTATATCAGCAGCGACCACCACGATCAACGAATTCGCCTCTTCCCAACTGAGCAATTGGCTCTCACAGATCAGCGATGATGTAGATGTAGGGGTGAACTATCGGTCAGGAGATAATATCAACTCGGAAGAATTGGCCGTAGCCTTGACCACACAGTTGTTCAACGATCGTCTATTGCTCTCCGGCAATTTCGGTGTTCAGAATGCCCCGAGCAGCAGTGTGGAACGAGCAAGTAGTGTGATCGGTGATTTCCGGCTGGAGTACATACTCACTCCCGATGGACGGTTGCGCTTGAAGGTCTTCAATGAGACCAATGACTATTCCTTCTTGAATAC
Above is a window of Flavobacteriales bacterium DNA encoding:
- a CDS encoding translocation/assembly module TamB — translated: TWTLVNKDASGSVSALSIINSPDSIVNIIYPSQMIMSGDYWLTDGYSVITYDEGELEIDTARVSNGTESIDLSGRIGKEQEDVVYFDVQDFQLEHLNKFLPPDMVDLDGRTELKGQAAGILGKPTVVAEMRIGDFAIGGERVGNLDLSSTWDRGKDFLELAGDLENQGIKEIVLDGRYFPKAETDNLDASLSFEGFRLGILNKLPTGGINQIGGRATGDLLVKGSLLRPDINGELVFKDATIRVDYLNTKYYFNDKVIVRNDYIGTNYIPFRDEFGNQGFLNGTVAHENYRDWNYDIYAEFEKMMVLNTDAEMNPKFYGQVFGTGSVSIFGFDRNLTLEIFGKTEEGTQIALPLGDTEEVVLEDYIYFKSDETEDDSTVVERAPTTIELYMEAECTPEAQIRLVFDEKIGDVMQGNGIGDLTMTLDRAGTFEIFGNYTILEGDYLFTLQNVVNKRFEVESGSTVSFYGDPYEAELDLTTTYRLRASLADLLASEGISFSNRVPVETQMQLEGELFNPDIEFQIEFPGLEAGLEAMAQSKLDTEEELNRQVFALLVLNKFLSSEPTDASAGISAATTTINEFASSQLSNWLSQISDDVDVGVNYRSGDNINSEELAVALTTQLFNDRLLLSGNFGVQNAPSSSVERASSVIGDFRLEYILTPDGRLRLKVFNETNDYSFLNTDQAATKQGVGLIFQREFDGLFDDTRSQ